The Stenotrophomonas maltophilia genome includes a region encoding these proteins:
- a CDS encoding methylenetetrahydrofolate reductase has protein sequence MSAPTSLRVQAFLDAFSLEVSARAMPALGAEATRIPRGTTISIPWLASEDDDARLAAARRVRELGFEPMPHLSARRIRSRTVLERFLQRAANKAGATQCLVIAGDLATPAGPFADSASIIESGLLERAGIKVVAIGGHPDGHPVLGSDACWQVLEHKCQSIEARGMAPVIITQFAFDADIVLAWLHALRARGIHVPVLVGVPGPASIARLVRYAAMCGVGASALMLSRYGISIGRLLGSAGPEVFVDRLAGGLTDAHGLVSPHFFPFGGIAQSLDWINQHRALPSVARR, from the coding sequence ATGTCCGCGCCTACGTCGCTGCGGGTGCAGGCCTTCCTTGATGCCTTTTCGCTGGAGGTGAGCGCCAGGGCCATGCCGGCGCTGGGTGCCGAAGCCACCCGCATTCCGCGTGGCACCACGATCTCCATTCCCTGGCTGGCCAGCGAGGACGACGACGCACGCCTGGCAGCGGCGCGCAGGGTGCGCGAACTGGGCTTCGAGCCGATGCCGCATCTTTCGGCCCGCCGCATCCGGTCGCGCACGGTGCTTGAACGGTTCCTGCAGCGCGCCGCCAACAAGGCCGGAGCAACGCAGTGCCTGGTGATCGCTGGCGATCTGGCCACGCCCGCCGGCCCATTTGCTGACAGCGCTTCGATCATCGAGAGCGGCCTTCTGGAGAGGGCCGGTATCAAGGTCGTCGCCATCGGCGGTCACCCCGATGGCCATCCGGTCCTGGGCAGTGACGCGTGCTGGCAGGTACTGGAACACAAGTGCCAGTCCATCGAAGCGCGCGGCATGGCGCCAGTGATCATCACGCAGTTCGCCTTCGATGCCGACATCGTCCTGGCCTGGTTGCACGCGCTGCGCGCCCGTGGCATCCACGTTCCGGTGCTGGTTGGCGTGCCGGGCCCGGCAAGCATCGCGCGGCTGGTACGCTACGCCGCAATGTGCGGGGTGGGGGCCAGTGCATTGATGCTGTCCCGGTATGGCATCTCGATCGGCCGGTTGCTGGGCAGCGCGGGCCCGGAGGTGTTCGTGGACCGTCTGGCGGGCGGTTTGACTGATGCCCACGGGTTGGTCAGCCCGCACTTCTTTCCGTTCGGTGGAATTGCCCAGTCGTTGGACTGGATCAACCAGCATCGGGCGCTGCCATCGGTTGCCCGCCGCTGA
- a CDS encoding LysR family transcriptional regulator — MLERIHLSIVQQVEQQGSLTAAAGVLNLTQSALSHSMKKLEQQLGTDVWLREGRSLRLTQAGQYLLAVANRVLPQLDLAEERLGQFAQGERGALRIGMECHPCYQWLLKIVSPYLAAWPDVDVDVKQKFQFGGIGALFGYEIDLLVTPDPLLKPGLKFIPVFDYEQVLVVARNHALAKVDYVKPRQLGQEVLISYPVPFERLDIYNQFLLPAGITPRRHKAIETTDIMMQMVASGRGVAAMPRWLVEEYATRMDVVPVRLGAKGIPKQIYLGAREADTSIDYLQAFIELARNSSPLASNAGVGA; from the coding sequence ATGCTGGAGCGGATCCACCTCAGCATCGTGCAGCAGGTCGAGCAGCAGGGCTCGCTTACCGCGGCCGCCGGCGTACTCAACCTGACCCAGTCGGCCCTGAGCCACAGCATGAAGAAGCTGGAGCAGCAGCTGGGCACTGATGTGTGGCTGCGCGAAGGCCGCAGCCTGCGCCTGACCCAGGCCGGGCAATACCTGCTGGCCGTCGCCAACCGCGTGCTGCCGCAGCTGGATCTGGCCGAGGAGCGGTTGGGCCAGTTCGCACAGGGCGAGCGCGGCGCGCTGCGCATCGGCATGGAATGCCATCCCTGCTACCAGTGGCTGCTGAAGATCGTCTCGCCATACCTGGCCGCGTGGCCGGATGTGGATGTGGACGTCAAGCAGAAATTCCAGTTCGGCGGCATCGGCGCGCTGTTCGGCTACGAGATCGACCTGCTGGTTACCCCCGATCCACTGCTGAAGCCAGGCCTCAAGTTCATTCCCGTGTTCGACTACGAGCAGGTGCTGGTGGTGGCCAGGAACCACGCCCTGGCCAAGGTGGATTACGTGAAGCCGCGCCAGCTCGGCCAGGAAGTGCTGATCAGCTATCCGGTGCCGTTCGAGCGCCTGGACATCTACAACCAGTTCCTGCTGCCGGCCGGCATTACGCCGCGACGGCACAAGGCCATTGAGACCACCGACATCATGATGCAGATGGTGGCCAGTGGTCGTGGCGTGGCCGCCATGCCGCGCTGGCTGGTGGAAGAGTACGCCACCCGCATGGACGTGGTGCCGGTGCGCCTCGGTGCGAAGGGCATTCCCAAGCAGATCTATCTGGGTGCGCGCGAGGCCGATACCAGCATCGACTACCTGCAGGCCTTCATCGAACTGGCGCGGAACAGTTCGCCCCTGGCCAGCAATGCAGGCGTGGGCGCGTGA
- the msuE gene encoding FMN reductase, translating into MLSPARPLRIVAVSGGLQRPSKAATLAEHLLGLIGEDIHSEQHLVELGALAPHLAGALWRSQLPDTVERQLTTVEQADVLVVSTPVYRGSYTGLFKHFFDFVHQDALVDTPILLAATGGSERHSLVIDHQLRPLFSFFQARTLPLGVYATDRDFADGRVHNDALIERARLAVQRAMPLLDLPRQRAADLEAAAAL; encoded by the coding sequence ATGCTTTCACCTGCCCGCCCCCTTCGAATCGTCGCCGTGTCCGGCGGATTGCAGCGCCCCTCCAAGGCCGCCACCCTGGCCGAGCATCTGCTGGGCCTGATCGGCGAGGACATCCACAGCGAGCAGCACCTGGTCGAACTGGGCGCACTGGCCCCGCATCTGGCCGGTGCGCTCTGGCGTTCGCAGTTGCCCGACACCGTGGAACGCCAGTTGACCACCGTCGAGCAGGCCGATGTGCTGGTGGTGAGCACGCCGGTCTATCGCGGCTCGTACACAGGGCTGTTCAAGCATTTCTTCGACTTCGTCCACCAGGACGCACTGGTCGACACCCCCATCCTGCTGGCCGCGACCGGCGGCAGCGAGCGCCATTCGCTGGTGATCGACCATCAGCTGCGCCCGCTCTTCAGCTTCTTCCAGGCACGCACCCTGCCGCTGGGCGTCTACGCCACCGACCGCGATTTCGCCGACGGTCGCGTGCACAACGATGCCCTGATCGAGCGCGCACGGCTGGCGGTGCAGCGGGCCATGCCGCTGCTGGACCTGCCTCGCCAGCGCGCCGCCGACCTGGAAGCGGCCGCAGCACTTTGA
- a CDS encoding DUF1852 domain-containing protein, which produces MTTDTFTFSITQIPFNEDYQPADGTRITTNFANLARGASRQENLRNTISMINNRFNDLAHWDNPSADRYAVELDIISVEMHIGNSDGGDPFPLIEVLRPTIVDTRTGARIEGIVGNNFSSYVRDYDFSVVLPASNEGKATFGIPEGFGDLHGKLFKHFLESEAYRANFSKGPVICISVSSSKTYHRTENHHPILGVEYRQSEFSPTDQYFDKMGLQVRYFMPPGSVAPLAFYFQGDLLGDYSNLELIGTISTMEAFQKIYRPEIYNANSVAGKVYQPSLKHQDYSSTRIVYDREERSQLAVKQGRFTEEHFIKPYRDVLEQWAAR; this is translated from the coding sequence ATGACGACCGACACCTTCACCTTCAGCATCACGCAGATCCCATTCAACGAGGATTACCAGCCTGCCGACGGGACGCGCATCACCACCAATTTCGCCAACCTGGCCCGCGGCGCGTCCCGCCAGGAAAACCTGCGCAACACGATCAGCATGATCAACAACCGCTTCAACGATCTGGCGCACTGGGACAACCCCAGCGCGGATCGCTACGCGGTCGAGCTGGACATCATCTCGGTGGAGATGCACATCGGCAACAGCGATGGCGGCGATCCGTTCCCGCTGATCGAGGTGCTGCGCCCGACCATCGTCGACACCCGCACCGGCGCGCGCATCGAAGGCATCGTCGGCAACAATTTCTCGTCCTACGTGCGCGACTACGATTTCAGCGTGGTGCTGCCGGCCAGCAACGAAGGGAAGGCCACCTTTGGCATCCCGGAGGGCTTTGGCGACCTGCATGGCAAGTTGTTCAAGCATTTCCTGGAGTCCGAGGCCTACCGCGCCAACTTCAGCAAGGGGCCGGTAATCTGCATCAGCGTATCCAGCAGCAAGACCTATCACCGCACCGAGAACCACCACCCGATCCTGGGCGTGGAATACCGCCAGAGCGAGTTCTCTCCCACTGACCAGTACTTCGACAAGATGGGCCTGCAGGTGCGCTACTTCATGCCGCCGGGCAGCGTCGCACCGCTGGCGTTCTACTTCCAGGGCGACCTGCTGGGCGACTACTCGAACCTGGAGCTGATCGGCACCATCAGCACGATGGAGGCCTTCCAGAAGATCTACCGCCCGGAGATCTACAACGCCAACTCCGTGGCGGGCAAGGTCTACCAGCCCAGCCTGAAGCACCAGGATTACTCCTCCACCCGCATCGTCTACGACCGCGAAGAGCGCAGCCAGCTGGCGGTCAAGCAGGGCCGGTTCACCGAAGAACACTTCATCAAGCCGTACCGCGACGTGCTTGAGCAGTGGGCTGCCCGCTGA
- a CDS encoding methionine synthase: MSTKKLLPTSTAGSLPKPSWLAEPEKLWSPWKLQDDGLIEGKQDALRLSLQEQQHAGIDIVSDGEQTRQHFVTTFIEHLSGVDFEKRETVRIRNRYDASVPTVVGAVSRPKPVFVEDAKFLRRQTTQPIKWALPGPMTMIDTLYDAHYKSREKLAWEFAKILNEEAKELEAAGVDIIQFDEPAFNVFFDEVNDWGVAALERAVEGLKCQTAVHICYGYGIKANTDWKQTLGSEWRQYEESFPKLQTSSIDIISLECQNSHVPIDLIELVRGKTVMVGAIDVASNTVETPEDVANTLRRALQFVDADKLYPSTNCGMAPLAREVARGKLRALSEGARIVREELSA; encoded by the coding sequence ATGTCGACGAAGAAACTGCTTCCCACCTCCACCGCAGGCAGCCTGCCCAAGCCCTCCTGGCTGGCCGAGCCCGAGAAGCTCTGGTCACCCTGGAAGCTGCAGGACGACGGCCTGATTGAAGGCAAGCAGGATGCACTGCGCCTGTCCCTGCAGGAGCAGCAGCACGCCGGCATCGACATCGTCAGCGACGGCGAACAGACCCGGCAGCACTTCGTCACCACTTTCATCGAGCACCTCAGCGGCGTCGATTTCGAGAAGCGCGAAACGGTCCGCATCCGCAACCGCTACGATGCCAGCGTGCCGACCGTGGTCGGCGCCGTGAGCCGTCCGAAGCCGGTGTTCGTCGAGGATGCGAAGTTCCTGCGCCGCCAGACCACGCAGCCGATCAAGTGGGCCCTGCCCGGCCCGATGACCATGATCGATACGCTGTACGACGCGCACTACAAGAGCCGCGAAAAGCTGGCCTGGGAGTTCGCGAAGATCCTCAACGAGGAAGCGAAGGAGCTGGAAGCCGCTGGCGTCGACATCATCCAGTTCGATGAGCCGGCCTTCAACGTGTTCTTCGACGAAGTGAACGACTGGGGCGTGGCCGCGCTGGAGCGTGCGGTTGAGGGCCTGAAGTGCCAGACGGCGGTGCACATCTGCTACGGCTATGGCATCAAGGCCAACACCGACTGGAAGCAGACACTGGGCTCGGAATGGCGGCAGTATGAAGAATCGTTCCCCAAGCTGCAGACCTCCAGCATCGACATCATCTCGCTGGAATGCCAGAACTCGCACGTACCGATCGACCTGATCGAACTGGTGCGCGGCAAGACGGTGATGGTGGGCGCCATCGACGTAGCCTCCAATACGGTCGAAACGCCGGAAGACGTGGCCAACACGCTGCGCAGGGCGCTGCAGTTCGTGGATGCCGACAAACTCTACCCAAGCACCAACTGCGGCATGGCGCCGCTTGCACGGGAAGTGGCACGCGGCAAGCTGCGCGCGCTCAGCGAAGGGGCCAGGATCGTGCGTGAGGAGCTTTCGGCGTAA
- a CDS encoding S1 family peptidase, with amino-acid sequence MNRWLFLALAALPFTAGAVVIRDDVDDARYQIDASVFPALADMPGEGHGVLIAPRWVLTAAHAAPMEGMEESISINGRAYAVERVFLHPGFRRMPEALGKEALATGNPSRIHAFLAASDDIALIRLATAVKDVQPVALYRGAAEVAQIAALIGKGATGNGVVGLAPGGPHRTTLRRAFNAITGGNERYLWYRFDPPPQALPLEGALGNGDSGGPLVIDDHGTPQLVGLGSWITAVPEHALEAGFYGQVVYNVRVSRYIDWIESISRDASH; translated from the coding sequence ATGAACCGCTGGCTTTTCCTGGCGCTTGCTGCGCTCCCGTTCACTGCCGGTGCCGTGGTCATCCGTGATGACGTTGACGACGCCCGGTATCAGATCGATGCCTCTGTCTTCCCGGCGCTGGCCGACATGCCGGGCGAAGGACATGGCGTTCTCATCGCCCCGCGCTGGGTGCTGACCGCAGCGCATGCGGCACCCATGGAAGGGATGGAAGAATCCATCTCCATCAATGGACGCGCCTATGCGGTCGAGCGCGTCTTCCTGCATCCCGGTTTCAGAAGAATGCCGGAGGCCCTGGGCAAGGAGGCGCTGGCGACAGGAAATCCCTCCAGGATCCACGCGTTCCTGGCAGCATCGGATGACATCGCACTGATCAGGCTTGCGACTGCTGTAAAGGATGTACAGCCCGTAGCGCTCTATCGCGGTGCTGCCGAAGTCGCGCAGATCGCGGCCCTGATAGGGAAGGGGGCTACCGGCAATGGCGTCGTAGGGCTGGCGCCGGGCGGCCCGCATCGCACGACCCTGCGGCGGGCATTCAACGCGATTACCGGCGGCAACGAACGGTATCTCTGGTACCGGTTCGATCCGCCACCGCAGGCCCTGCCGCTGGAGGGGGCTCTCGGCAACGGTGACAGCGGCGGTCCGTTGGTGATTGATGATCACGGAACGCCGCAGCTGGTGGGGCTTGGTTCGTGGATCACTGCGGTTCCAGAGCATGCGCTCGAGGCGGGGTTCTATGGCCAGGTGGTCTACAACGTTCGCGTATCGCGCTACATCGACTGGATCGAAAGCATCAGCCGTGACGCGTCACATTGA
- a CDS encoding serine hydrolase domain-containing protein translates to MSTTTRNRQWLNAVVLSAVLLAVGCEGRKTPPNDVGAAVDEVAQALIEQPLLHSASIGVVYRGKTFIRHRGEMVAGKPDVPTDATLYEIGSLSKTLAGTLMARAVLEGRVGLEDDVRSYLQGDYPNLQYQGQPIRVRHLLSHTSGLPNMLPERANTVLEDFTDHRVPGELSALYAHYGKPDFLRDLHAVRIPRMPGKEYAYSSAGTELTAHILEGVYKTDYTSLLRGFFSDAAAMTSIGIKLGNAEKDRLAIGYHSDNPVPTSPMPQLPWGASGNVKATVPDMVKYLQFQLANGPVVQESHRTLARFDDEFSIGYFWNIVAGDRQKGVYYAHHGGVPRSQCYIYIMPEHDLGIFVITNQSGDRTARAMEAAIDTLVGRIAAR, encoded by the coding sequence ATGTCAACGACTACCCGAAACCGGCAATGGCTCAATGCCGTCGTGCTATCCGCAGTGCTCCTTGCCGTCGGCTGCGAGGGCAGGAAGACTCCGCCGAACGATGTGGGGGCGGCGGTTGACGAGGTGGCCCAGGCCCTGATCGAACAGCCTTTGCTGCACTCGGCCTCCATCGGCGTGGTGTACCGGGGCAAGACCTTCATCCGTCACCGCGGCGAGATGGTAGCCGGCAAGCCCGATGTTCCGACCGACGCAACGCTGTATGAGATCGGCTCGCTGAGCAAGACCCTGGCGGGCACGTTGATGGCCCGTGCGGTGCTTGAGGGCAGGGTGGGCCTGGAGGATGACGTTCGCAGCTACCTGCAGGGCGACTATCCGAACCTGCAGTACCAGGGCCAGCCCATACGGGTCCGTCACCTGCTGTCACACACCAGTGGCCTGCCGAACATGCTGCCGGAGCGGGCGAACACCGTGTTGGAGGACTTCACCGATCACCGCGTGCCCGGTGAACTCAGTGCCCTCTATGCGCATTACGGCAAGCCGGATTTCCTGCGGGATCTGCACGCCGTGCGGATCCCACGGATGCCCGGGAAAGAGTACGCCTACTCCAGTGCTGGGACGGAGCTGACGGCCCACATTCTGGAAGGCGTCTACAAGACCGACTACACGTCATTGCTGCGTGGCTTCTTCAGCGACGCCGCAGCAATGACCAGCATCGGGATCAAGCTGGGGAATGCGGAAAAAGACCGTCTTGCCATCGGCTACCACAGCGACAATCCGGTGCCGACCTCGCCGATGCCACAGTTGCCATGGGGCGCTTCCGGCAACGTCAAGGCAACAGTGCCCGACATGGTGAAATACCTTCAGTTCCAGCTGGCCAACGGCCCGGTGGTGCAGGAATCGCATCGCACTCTGGCCAGATTCGACGACGAGTTCAGCATCGGCTATTTCTGGAACATCGTCGCTGGCGATCGCCAGAAGGGTGTCTATTACGCCCACCACGGTGGCGTTCCACGCTCGCAGTGCTACATCTACATCATGCCGGAGCACGATCTGGGCATCTTCGTGATCACCAACCAGAGCGGCGACCGGACCGCGCGTGCCATGGAGGCGGCGATCGATACCCTGGTCGGGAGAATCGCGGCGCGTTGA
- a CDS encoding extracellular catalytic domain type 1 short-chain-length polyhydroxyalkanoate depolymerase, which produces MKSGIDSIKVVLLVLCSWLAMAGSALAAGPAGHWDIGLYGNLFGAREYQVWVPAGYDDQQPLPLLLVLHGCVNGPNLMGEASGFNDVADTEGFIVVYPRQNVTSNPARCWNWQLPINQARDSGEASILAGIVDKVKADYSVDPRRVYVTGISAGGAMTSIMLACYSDVFAAGAIHSGGMFKGATTISGSAYALLAGSIYSPDSNGRLAWQCSGSPSPRPLPVLVFHGSADLTVNPVNGQQAVRQFLQTNDLADDGQDNDSVKYVPTSTYHGQVPGGRAYTVDTYAYGGRALVQHYVVQGMGHAWSGSQSGLPFTDPKGPDATLITWLFLKDYQR; this is translated from the coding sequence ATGAAATCCGGAATCGATTCGATCAAGGTTGTACTGCTGGTGCTGTGCAGTTGGCTGGCGATGGCGGGCAGTGCCCTTGCCGCAGGCCCGGCCGGGCATTGGGACATTGGCCTGTACGGCAATCTGTTCGGCGCCCGCGAGTACCAGGTGTGGGTGCCGGCGGGCTACGACGACCAGCAGCCGCTACCGTTGCTGCTGGTGCTGCACGGCTGCGTCAACGGGCCCAACCTGATGGGGGAGGCGTCAGGCTTCAATGATGTGGCCGACACCGAAGGGTTCATCGTGGTCTACCCCCGGCAGAACGTCACCTCCAATCCGGCCCGCTGCTGGAACTGGCAGCTGCCGATCAACCAGGCCCGCGACAGCGGCGAAGCGTCGATCCTGGCCGGCATCGTGGACAAGGTGAAAGCGGACTACAGCGTGGATCCGCGCCGGGTCTATGTCACCGGCATTTCGGCAGGTGGTGCGATGACCTCGATCATGCTGGCCTGCTATTCGGATGTGTTCGCTGCCGGCGCCATCCACTCCGGTGGCATGTTCAAGGGCGCGACCACGATTTCCGGCAGCGCCTACGCACTGCTGGCCGGCAGCATCTATTCGCCGGACAGCAATGGCCGCCTGGCGTGGCAGTGCTCGGGTTCGCCGTCGCCGCGACCGCTGCCGGTGCTGGTGTTCCATGGCAGCGCCGATCTCACCGTCAATCCGGTGAACGGCCAGCAGGCCGTGCGCCAGTTCCTGCAGACCAATGACCTGGCCGACGACGGCCAGGACAACGACTCGGTGAAATACGTGCCGACCAGCACCTATCACGGGCAGGTGCCGGGCGGCCGCGCGTATACCGTCGACACCTACGCCTACGGTGGCAGGGCGCTGGTCCAGCACTACGTGGTGCAGGGCATGGGGCATGCCTGGAGCGGCAGCCAGTCGGGCCTGCCATTCACCGACCCGAAGGGGCCGGACGCCACGCTGATCACCTGGTTGTTCCTGAAGGACTACCAGCGCTGA
- a CDS encoding TonB-dependent receptor, protein MKRTCLSLMIGALLASGPVLAQETPQATPTAARTASPTNLDSIKVTARKREETLQEVPVAVTAFTSEALDKMNVQDISDLDAQVPNLTIYAARGASSTVTAYIRGIGQSDPTWGADPGVGIYLDDVYIARPQGALLDVFDVSRIEVLRGPQGTLYGKNTIGGAIKYISRGLPTQTEGFAQVTVGNYSQLDAKAAIGGPIGGADSGLRARVAVASMNHDGFGENTFNGQPVSDKQINAARLNLGAYAGDDFDVQFALDWIDDQSGMRGSKMLAPNPFLRAYPPMDSRYDIRSGMRNLNNVESKGASATVNWRPNEDIALKYVVAKRESDSEANIDFDTAPVKLADVGGTYHDDQVSNEVQLNYDAGGRVRGVVGLYQFSGKAGGQIQNNYFSAQFADNQGKVLTDSIALYADWTFDLTSRLKLDVGARYTDEDKRAIVLNRLYADPGFSRPVAVTADFDKKTNFRNVSPKVSLDYQITPDIMVYGLATRGFKSGGYNIRANAVAVPRSAEPFDDETVDSYEVGSKMAFLDQRLFLNLSAFYNKYKDIQLSVFTGLDTNGDGIDDSFFGDFTNAGAGTVKGLEVEYQYLPSQHWLISGNLAWLDTRYDEYMDRGINVARQMKFTNAPDISGAFNVEYRTDLANGSNLSARVSYSYQSEVWPTTDLSPVIRQQGYGLVNAGVIWRLDDAWTFSLQGTNLADKEYRTTGYNIPAVGTLIGFYGPPRQYSLSVRYDF, encoded by the coding sequence ATGAAACGGACTTGCCTGAGTCTCATGATCGGCGCATTGCTGGCCTCCGGGCCGGTACTGGCACAGGAAACGCCCCAGGCCACGCCGACGGCGGCCAGGACTGCATCACCCACCAACCTGGACAGCATCAAGGTCACCGCGCGCAAGCGCGAAGAAACCCTGCAGGAGGTCCCGGTAGCGGTTACCGCATTTACCTCCGAAGCGCTGGACAAGATGAATGTGCAGGACATCAGCGACCTGGATGCGCAGGTGCCCAACCTGACCATCTACGCCGCCCGCGGTGCCAGCAGCACGGTCACCGCCTACATCCGTGGCATCGGCCAGTCCGACCCCACCTGGGGCGCCGATCCGGGCGTGGGCATCTACCTGGATGACGTCTACATCGCGCGCCCGCAGGGTGCGCTGCTGGATGTGTTCGATGTCTCGCGCATCGAGGTGCTGCGCGGCCCGCAGGGCACGCTCTACGGCAAGAACACCATCGGCGGCGCGATCAAGTACATCTCGCGCGGCCTGCCGACCCAGACCGAGGGCTTCGCCCAGGTCACCGTGGGCAACTACAGCCAGTTGGATGCCAAGGCAGCCATCGGCGGTCCGATCGGCGGTGCTGACAGCGGCCTGCGCGCCCGCGTGGCGGTGGCCAGCATGAACCACGACGGGTTTGGCGAGAACACTTTCAACGGCCAGCCGGTCAGTGACAAGCAGATCAACGCGGCACGCCTGAACCTGGGCGCGTATGCGGGCGACGACTTCGACGTGCAGTTCGCACTGGACTGGATCGACGATCAGTCCGGCATGCGCGGCTCGAAGATGCTGGCACCCAATCCGTTCCTGCGCGCCTACCCGCCGATGGACAGCCGCTATGACATCCGGTCGGGCATGCGCAACCTCAACAACGTGGAGAGCAAGGGCGCCTCGGCCACGGTGAACTGGCGGCCGAACGAAGACATCGCGCTGAAATACGTGGTCGCCAAGCGTGAATCGGACAGCGAGGCCAACATCGACTTCGATACCGCCCCGGTCAAGCTCGCCGACGTGGGTGGCACCTACCACGACGACCAGGTCAGCAACGAAGTGCAGTTGAACTACGATGCCGGCGGCCGGGTGCGCGGTGTGGTCGGCCTGTACCAGTTCAGTGGCAAGGCTGGCGGGCAGATCCAGAACAACTACTTCAGTGCCCAGTTCGCCGACAACCAGGGCAAGGTGCTGACCGACAGCATCGCGCTGTATGCGGACTGGACCTTCGACCTGACCAGCAGACTGAAGCTCGATGTCGGCGCCCGCTACACCGACGAGGACAAGCGCGCGATCGTGCTCAACCGCCTCTACGCCGACCCGGGCTTCAGCCGGCCGGTGGCGGTGACCGCCGATTTCGACAAGAAGACCAATTTCAGGAACGTCTCGCCCAAGGTCTCGCTGGACTACCAGATCACTCCGGACATCATGGTCTATGGCCTGGCGACGCGTGGCTTCAAGTCCGGCGGCTACAACATCCGCGCCAACGCGGTGGCGGTACCGCGCTCGGCGGAGCCGTTCGATGACGAGACCGTGGACAGCTATGAGGTCGGCAGCAAGATGGCCTTCCTCGACCAGCGCCTGTTCCTGAACCTGTCAGCGTTCTACAACAAGTACAAGGACATCCAGCTGTCGGTGTTCACCGGCCTGGATACCAATGGCGATGGCATCGATGATTCCTTCTTCGGTGATTTCACCAATGCCGGCGCCGGTACCGTCAAAGGCCTGGAAGTCGAGTATCAGTACCTGCCCAGCCAGCACTGGCTGATTTCCGGCAACCTGGCGTGGCTGGATACCAGATACGACGAGTACATGGACCGCGGCATCAACGTGGCCAGGCAGATGAAGTTCACCAATGCCCCGGATATCTCCGGTGCGTTCAACGTGGAATACCGCACCGACCTGGCCAACGGCAGCAACCTGTCGGCACGCGTGAGCTACAGCTACCAGAGCGAAGTGTGGCCGACCACCGACCTCAGCCCGGTGATCCGCCAGCAGGGTTACGGGCTGGTCAACGCCGGCGTCATCTGGCGCCTGGATGATGCGTGGACCTTCTCGCTGCAGGGCACCAACCTGGCCGACAAGGAATACCGCACTACTGGCTACAACATTCCTGCAGTCGGCACGCTGATCGGCTTCTATGGTCCGCCCCGCCAATATAGCCTCAGCGTCCGTTACGATTTCTAG
- a CDS encoding alpha/beta fold hydrolase, translating into MTQSYDDLYWNSDDGLRLHARDHAADARQAPRGTVVCIPGLTRNGADFDALAETLTAEGWRVIAVDLRGRAGSERAHDPSSYNPRTYADDMVALLRAQNIDKAVFVGTSLGVLVTITLASRAPERIAGAVLNDAGPRVPREALARIGKYAGKPVPPMDLVQATAYVESIGKAAFPRFSADDWRQMAVRTFRPRSDGLLELDYDPAVIRTTRPWLLWLLRPLLWRAVRGLTARVPVLVVRGALSDILPADVARQMAATSESARLVEVPDVGHAPMLSEPEARDAILALLERVV; encoded by the coding sequence ATGACGCAGTCTTACGACGACCTGTACTGGAACAGCGACGATGGCCTGCGCCTGCACGCGCGCGACCATGCAGCGGACGCCCGGCAGGCGCCCCGCGGCACCGTGGTCTGCATTCCCGGCCTGACCCGCAATGGTGCCGATTTCGATGCATTGGCCGAAACACTCACCGCCGAGGGATGGCGCGTGATCGCCGTCGACCTGCGTGGCCGCGCCGGTTCAGAACGTGCGCACGATCCGTCCAGCTACAACCCGCGCACCTACGCAGATGACATGGTCGCGCTGCTGCGCGCGCAGAACATCGACAAGGCGGTGTTCGTCGGCACCTCACTGGGCGTGCTGGTGACCATCACCCTCGCTTCGCGCGCGCCGGAGCGGATCGCGGGCGCGGTGCTCAATGATGCCGGCCCCAGGGTGCCGCGTGAGGCGCTGGCACGGATCGGCAAGTATGCCGGCAAGCCGGTACCGCCGATGGACCTGGTGCAGGCCACGGCCTACGTGGAATCCATCGGCAAGGCTGCGTTCCCTCGCTTCAGCGCCGACGACTGGCGGCAGATGGCGGTGCGCACCTTCCGCCCGCGCAGCGATGGCCTGCTGGAACTGGACTACGACCCGGCAGTGATCCGCACCACCCGGCCATGGCTGCTGTGGCTGTTGCGTCCCCTGCTGTGGCGTGCGGTTCGCGGGCTGACCGCCCGGGTGCCGGTGCTGGTGGTGCGCGGCGCGCTGTCCGACATCCTGCCGGCCGATGTGGCGCGGCAGATGGCGGCCACCTCGGAAAGTGCCCGTCTGGTGGAGGTGCCCGATGTCGGCCACGCTCCGATGCTGTCCGAACCAGAGGCGCGTGACGCGATCCTTGCCTTGCTGGAGCGTGTGGTGTGA